ACCGCCAGCACGCCCAGTCCGTAGCCCATGGCTGCGCCCAGCACCATCTGTTGAAGAAACAGGGGAATCACGGCTGTCCAGGACATCTCGGGGTGGGCGATCAGCGAGCTCAATCCGATCACCAGGAAGATCGCCATCGGATCGTTCACGCCGGACTCGAATTCCAGCAGCGGCTTGATCTGTCCCTTCAGGCCCAGCCCCCGTTCCTTGAGCACCGAGAACACGGCGCTGGCGTCGGTGCTCGACACCACCGCGCCCAGCAGCAGGCTGGTCAGCCACGGCAGCCCCAGCAGCAGGTGCGCCACGCCGGCCACCAGCACGGTCGTGAGCAGCACCCCCAGGGTCGCCAGCACCAGCCCCCGGCGCAGGGTGGGGCGGGTGTGGGCCCAGCTGGTCTCCAGGCCCCCGGAATACAGGATGAAGGCCAGCGTGATGATCCCGATCGCCTGGGTCAGGCCGTAGTTCTCGAAGGCGATGCCGCCCGGGCCCTCGCTGCCGGCCAGCATGCCGATCCCGAGGAACAGCACGAGGCCGGGCACGCCCAGCCGCCCGCCGACCTTGCTCGCCAGCAGCCCGACCAGCAGCAGTCCTGACACGATCAGGATCGGCAGGTCGATGGGATTGACGTGGGTCATGGCCTGACCCTAGCGCAGCGTCGTGTCCGGCGGAGCGCGGGCCGGCGCGGTGCCAGCGCTCCGCGTGGCGGTGCCCGGGCCCGGTCGCCACCCGACCCCCCGATCCGCCATCGATCAAAAACGATCATCAAACAGGTTGCAATTGATTGATTGGGTTGCTATGGTGATCGCATCGATCAAGTCATGCCGGCCCGGACGGGTGCGGCCCATCGTCACCGTGTTCCAGCCGTTCCCGGCGGAGGTCGTCCGTGCAGTCAGACCGCATCAGCAAGATTCAGCACCACCTCTACAGCAACGGCTTCGCCAACGTGCAGGAGCTGGCCGAGGCGACCGGCGCGTCGATCGTGACCATCCGGCGCGACCTCCAGCGGCTGGAGGAGGGCGGCATCGTGACCCGCACCCACGGCGGCGCGCGGCTGGCCGAGGCCGCCGGCCCGGAACTCGCCTTCCAGGCACGGGTGCAGGAGCAGGTCGAGGCCAAGCGGGCCATCGCGGACGCGGCCCTGGCGCTGCTCCAGCCGCACAGCACGGTCTTTCTGGATGCCGGCACGACGGTGCTGCAACTCGCCCGTCGGCTGCGGGTCGAGCCCATGCCCCTGACGGTGTTCACCAACGGGCTGGCCGTCGCGCAGGAACTCGTGAACGTGGACGGCGTGACCGTGCACCTGCTGGGCGGCCAGCTGCGCAACGAGAACCTCTCGGTGGTCGGCCCCACCGCCGAGCGGCAGCTGGGCGACCTGTGGTTCGACCAGCTGTACCTGGGCACCAGCGCCGTTCACGACGACGTCCGCATGTACACCCTGCACCCGGCCGAGGCCAGCCTGAACCAGGTCATGCTCCGCCGTACGTCACAGGCGGTCGTGCTGGCCGATTCGAGCAAGTTCGGGGGCCGCGCTCCCTACGCCGTGGCCCCGGTGACCGACGCCCACACCCTGATCACGGACGCCCGGCTGGACACCGGCTGGACGGACCGGCTCGCCGAACTGGAGGTGGCCGCGACCCTCGTGCCCCTCGGGAGGACTCCATGAACCGAGCATTCCTGCTGACCGCCCTGCTCGCCGCCACGACCGCCGGGGCGCAGACCGCCCCCGCCGCCGGCGCGGTGCCGCCCTCCAGCGTCGCCCAGGCGGTGAAGAAGACCATTGCCATCGGCGGCGACCTGACGCAGTGGGACGGCCTGACCCGCTATCCGGTGATCCAGAGCAACGGCGTGCCCAGCGTGCCGGTCAAGAACGCCGGGTACTACAGCGTGGCGTGGGACGACCAGAACCTGTACGTGCTGGGCGTGTTCGATCAGCCGGGGGACACCGTGGTCGCCAAACTGGCCACCGACGCTCCCGAGTGGTGGAACGACGACGTGATGGAGCTGTTTATCCGCACGCAGCCCTACGCCAAGGCCCCGGCCGACCTGCACTTCGCCATCAACCCGGCCGGCACGCGCTTCAAGGCGTATACGGCCACCACCGACTACAAGAGCGCCGGGCGCATCGAGGCTGGGCGCTGGGTGCTGGAACTGGCCCTGCCGCTGAACACCGCGACCTTCCCGGCCGCCAAGGCGGGCGACGTGTGGGCCCTGAAGGTCGGCCGCGAGCACCAGAAGGCCGCCGAGTTCCCCCTGTGGCCCATCGGCGGCGACTTCAACTCGCCCAACAACTACGGCTACCTGGCCTTCACCGACCAGACCGCCGATGCGGCCGCACTGGCGCAGAGCATCTCCACGGCGCTGGGGCAGTCCCCCGCCGGCGCACCGATCGCCAGCCGCCTGTCGGACATCGGCTCGTACTCGGTGTACTACGGCAAGACGCCGGCGGACGTCGCGAAGCTCACGAACTACGACCTGGCCATCGTGCAGCCCAGCACCGTCACGGCCGCGCAACTCAAGACCCTGCACGACACCGGCACCCGCGTGATCGCCTACGTGACCGTGGGCGAGCTGGAGAAGAACAGCCCGTATGCCAGCCGCATCCAGCCCGCGTGGGTGCTGGGCGAGAACAAGAACTGGGGCTCGAAGTACATCGACGCCTCGCAGCCCGGCTGGCAGGCCATCGTGAAGGAGCAGACCGACGCCCTGCTGGCGCGCGGCTTCGACGGCTTCTTCCTGGACACCCTGGACACCGCCGACCTGTACCCGCAGGCGGGCCCCGGCCTGGTAAAGATCGTCGAGACCCTGCGGGCCGACCACCCGAATGCCGTGATCGTCCAGAACCGGGGGTTTGCCCTGCTGAACGCGACCGCCCCCAGCATCGACGCCGTGATGTACGAGAACTTCTCGAGCATGTACGACTTCGGCAAGAAGACGTACGGCCCGGTCAGCGGTGATCCCAGCTTCGTGCAGGCGCTGAACAAGCGTGGCCTGGTCGTGCTGACCATGGACTACGCCACGGCCACCCAGACCGACGTCATCACCCGCGACTACGAGCGGGCGCGGTCGCTGGGCTTTATCCCCTTCGTCTCGACCATCAACCTCGACGAGCTGCTGGAGATCAATCCGTGAGCCCGGCCGTCGGCACCCCCTGAGTTTACAGGAGACCCGTATGCAGAAGGCCGCCCCCGTCATCTCCATCCGGACACGCCGCGCGTCGCCCATGCGGCGGCAGGAAGCGTGGCTCGCTGCGGCGCTGATCCTGCCCAGCACGCTGGGGATCGTGATCTTCGCCGTGCTGCCCATCGCGGCGTCGCTGGGCATCTCGCTGACCGACTGGGGCGGCCTGAGCCGGCCGAACGTCGTCGGGTTCCAGAACTACGCGGCGGCCCTGCAGGACACCCGCGCCACCAGCGCCATGTCCCACACCCTGCTGTATGTGCTGCTGGCCGTGCCGACCGGCGTCCTGATCTCGCTGACGCTGGCGGTGTGGATCACCAACCTGAAAGCCGGGTGGCTGCGCACCGTGTTCCGCACCGTGTACTACCTGCCGATGGTCACCATCGGAGTCGCCGTGGCGCTGCTGTGGCAGGTGCTGCTGGCCCCCCAGGGCTTGGTCAACCTGATCCTGGGCTGGCTGGGCGTGCAGGGGCCGAACTGGCTGGGCTCACCGTCGTGGGTGCTGCCGGCCGTGGCGGTCTTCAGCGTGTGGCAGGGTTCCGGTCAGGGCATCATCCTGTTCCTGGCCAGCCTCGCCTCGGTGCCCAAGGATCTGTACGAGGCCGCGCAGCTCGACGGCGCACGGCCGTGGGAGGCCTTCCGCTACATCACCCTGCCGATGGTCAGCCCCACCGTGTTCCTGGTGCTGGTGCTCAGCGTGATCGGGGCCCTGCAGGTCTTCGAGGCCGTGCTCGTGCTGTCGAACGGCGGCCCCGGCGACTCCAGTACCACGGTTGCCCTGTACATCTACAAGACGGCCTTCACCTTCTTCAAGATGGGCTACGCGTCGGCGCTGGCGTGGCTGCTGGCGGTCATCCTGATCGCGCTGATGGTCGTGCAGTGGCGCACGCAGAACCGGTGGGTGAACTATGACCAGGTCTGAACCGCTGCCCAGCGCCGCCGGGAGTGAGCGCACCCGTGACGCCTCCATCCGGGCCCGCACCCAGAGCGCCCAGATCGGCCTGATCGCGCTGCTGACCCTGGGGGCCGTGGCGATCCTGCTGCCGTTCGCGTGGATGATCCTGACCGCGTTCAAGACCCCGGCCGAGGCGTACACGTGGCCGCCGGTGTGGCTGCCGTCGAAGTGGAGCGTGGCGAACTTCGAGCAGCTGTTCAACACCATCCCCTTTGCCCGGATGTTCGCCAACTCGGTGTGGACGAGCGTGGTGATCGCGTCGCTGAACATCCTGACCGCCGCGCCCGCCGCCTACGCCTTCGCCCGGCTGCGCTTTCCGGGGCAGGGGCTGTGGTTCGGCTCGCACCTGCTGTCGCTGATGATCCCGTGGCAGGTCACGATCATCCCCGTCTTCCTGCTGATCCGGGCACTCGGGTGGTACGACTCGTACACCGCGCTGATCATCCCCAGCATCGCCAGCGGCTTCACCGTCTTTTTGCTGTTCCAGTTCTTCCGCTCGCTGCCGCGCAGCCTGGAGGAGAGCGTGCTGATCGACGGCGGCTCGTGGTTCACGGCCCTGCGGCACGTGGCGCTGCCGGCCGCGAGCGGGGCCATCGCCGCCGCGTGGCTGTTCTCCTTCCTGGGCAACTGGCAGTCCTTCATCTGGCCGCTGATCGTGCTCCAGAGCAGCGAGAAGATGCTGCTGCCGGTCGGGCTGCTCAGCCTCCAGAACCAGTACTCCGTGAACATTCCCGTGCTGATGGCCGGCGCGACGCTGTCGACCCTGCCCACCGTCATCGCGTACCTCTTCGTCCAGCGCTACCTCACCGACGCCGCCATCACCAGCGGCCTCAAGGGGTAGGTCGTGACCCTTCACCTTCTCTCCCGCCCCCGGAGGCATCCCATGAAGAACACCCTGCTGCTCCTCGCCGCCCTGTCCCTGACGTCCGCCAGCGCCGTGACCACCATCGACTACGCCACGTGGGACGGCACCCGCCAGCCCGCCGACGAGGCCCTCATCGCCGCGTACAACAAGTCGCAGTCCGATGTCGTGGTCAAGTACAACCTCGTGCCGTGGGGCGTGTACTGGCAGAAGGCCGCCGCCATGGTCGCGGGGGGCTCCACCTACGACGTGATGTGGATGAACCTCGACAACTTCCCCTTCTACCAGTCGCAGGGGGCTCTCGCGCCGATCACGCTGGACGCCAAGACGAGTGCGGCGCTGCCCGCCACGCGCACGTCGCCGTACCGGGTGGGGGGCCAGCTGTACGGCGTGCCGCTGGGGCCGCAGCCGGTGACGGTGTACATCAACCGCGCCCTGTTCAAGGAACGCGGCGTGCCGATCCCCACGGCGAACTGGACGTATGACCAGATGCTCGCCGCCGCCAAGAAGCTGACCTTCATGAAAGACGGCAAGCAGATCTACGGCATCAACGGGGCCGACCTCCAGGCCGATCTGGAATACGGCATGAGCTTCTACTTCGGCGCGGGCGGCCAGGGCCTGATCAAGAAGACGGGCACGACCTACGCGGCCAGCCTCGATCCGGTGTTCCAGAAGACCGCGCAACAGCTCCTTGACCTGATCTACGTGCACAAGGTCTCCCCTGGCCCGCAGGCTGCCACCCAGCAGGGCTACCAGATGTTCCTGGCAGGCCAGATGGGCATCCTGGTGCAGGGCTCGTGGATGGTCTCGACGTGGAGCCAGAACAAGGATCTGGACTGGGCCTTCGCGCCCTTCCCCAGCGAGAACGGCCTGAAGCCGCGCCCGGTGGTCAGCGCCCACGCGCTGGTGGTGCCGCAGGGCAGCAAGAACAAGGAAGCCGCCGCGAAGTTCATCACGTGGATGAACACCTCGACCCAGGCGCAGCGACTGCTGGCCCAGCGGGGCCTGCTGCCGACCCTGGCCGAGTCGTACAAGAGCCAGTACCTCCAGGCGCTGCCCGGTCGCAACGCCCAGACCGTGTTCACGCAGTTGCCGAACTCGGTGGTCATCAACTCCAGCCTGCGCAGCCTCAAGGGCCTGCCCGAAGTGCTGACCGTGCTGAGCCAGAAGATGAACCTGGCGTGGACGGGCAACGCCAAGCTGCCGGACGCCATCTCGCAGGCTCAGACCGAGATGACGAACCTCCTCAGACAGAGCAAGTAATGACCGGACGCTGGGTGCTGGGGCTGGACGGCGGCGGCAGCAAGACCGCGCTGGCGTACCTGTCGCAGGGCGGTGCGCTGGTCGGGCCGTTCTCCGCCCCCGGCATCAACCCCTTCGACCGGCCCGGCTGGGAGGGCACGCTGCGCGCCTTCCTGGCGGCCCACCCCGCCCCCGGCCCACTGGAACACGCCACCCTGGGCCTGCCCGGCTACGGCGAGTCGCCGGATCTGACCGCCCGGCAGGACGAGGTCTGCCGCTCGCTCCTCGCTGCCTCGCAGACCCGCATGAACGACGTACAGGCAGCGTTCCTCGGCGCGTTTCCGGGCGGCGTCGGGGCGCTGCTGCTGGCCGGCACCGGCTCGATGGCGTGGGCGAGCGACGGCGAGCGCCACGTGCGGGCCGGCGGCTGGGGCGAGGGGTTTGGCGACGAGGGCAGCGCGTACTGGATCGGCCGCGCCGCGCTGGGGCGGGCGAGCCAGGCGATGGACGGCCGGCACCCGGACACTGACTTTCCCGCGCTGCTGCTCTCGGAGCTGCTGGGCGGCGAGGTCACCCAGGCCCGCCTGCTCGACTGGCACCACGCCCAGACGCACCTGCGCTCGGCGGTGGCGGCGCTGGCCCGCACGGTGGACGCGCTGGCCGAGGCCGGACAGCCGACCGCGCTGACGCTGCTGGACGGGGCCGCGAGCGAACTTGCCCGGCACGTCCACGCCGTCCGGGCGCAGCTGCATCTGCCGGCGCTGCCGTGGAGCCACGCCGGCAGTGTCCTGACCAGCCGCCACCTTCAGGCCGCCCTCCGCCGGGATCTGGGCGAGCCTGAGCCTCCCGCCCTCCCACCCCTGGGCGGCGCACTGCACCACGCCGCGCAGCACGCGGGCTGGGCCACGTCACTGGAACGCCTGAACGCCGCGCTCTCCTCTCCGGCCCACGCGTCCCTCCCCTTCCCTGCCCCACGGCCCCAGGAGTCCGTATGAATCCCACCCACCGCAGCATCACCGAGCAGTTTCCGTACTGGCAGCGGGCCGCCGTGCCCGCGCCGATCCACAGTGCCCAGGCCCACATCCTGCTGGGCTGCGGCACGTCGTATTACCTCGCGCAGAGCGTGGCCGCCGCGCTGAACGTGGCGGGGGTGCCCGCGCTGGCCGTGCCCGGCGGCGAGTGGCTGGCCCGGCCGGGGGCGTACCTGCCCGCCGGCACGCCCGCCCACATCCTGGCCTTCTCGCGCAGCGGCGAGTCCACCGAGACGGTGCAGGCCGCCCACCGCAGCCGCGCCGATGGGCACCACGTCACCGCCGTGACCTGCGAGGCGGGCAGCTCGCTGGCCCAGGCCGCCGACGAGGTGCTGTACGCCGAGACCCACCCCGAGGAGGGCATCGTCATGACGTCCTCGGCCAGCCTGATGCTGCTCACGGGGCTGCGGCTGGCCGGGCTGGCGTTCCACGAGGAGGACGTGCTGGCGTCGCAGGCGCTGATGACGCAGGCGCAGCGCGCCTACCCGGCGCTGATCGAGGGACGCACGCACGTCGTGTTCCTGGGCGCGGGCGAGCTGTACGGCGTGGCGCAGGAGGGCGCACTGAAGCTCCAGGAGATGAGCCTGACCTACACCCAGGCGTACCACCCGCTGGAGTACCGGCACGGCCCGATCAGTCTGGTGGACGACCGCACGGTGGTGGTGCTGCTGTCGCATCCGGACACCGCCGCCGACGAGGCGCGGCTGGTGCCCGAGCTGCGCTCCAAGGGCGCGCGGGTGCTGGGCTTCGGCGCGCCGGGCGACGTGAGCGTCGAGCTGCCCGGCGACGCCCGCCGCCGCGCCGTGATGGTGCTCCCGGCCCTCCAGATGCTGGGCGAGTGCGTGGCGCAGGCCCGGGGGCTGGACACCACGGCCCCGCGCTGGCTGACCAAGGTGGTGACGCTCGCGTGACACCGACTCTGCTCTCTTCCGCCACACCCGGGACGGCGCCGGTTGCGGCTCCACGCCGCAGAGCCGGTGTCCTGTTCCTTCGCCCTCTGGGCGGAGGTCATCGGTTCGCGGAACCGATGACCTCGGAATCCGTATGAGCGCCGCCCAGGTGCCGCCTGCCGTGCGGAGCGGCCTCGACCACCTGCGGGCAGCGCGGCAGGGGGGCTACGCCATCGCGGCCTTCAACGCCGTGAACCTGGAGACGGCGCAGGCCATCGTGGCGGCGGCCGAGGCGACGCGCTCCCCGGTGATCCTCCAGATCTCGCACAACGCGGCGCGGCACGGCGGGCTGGGCGCCCTGGCCGCGCTGGGCCTGAGCCTCAAGCGCGCCGCGACGGTGCCCGTGCTCCTGCACCTCGACCACGCCGAGACCCCGGAGGTCGCCCTCGAAGCCCTGCACCTGGGCTTCGAGGGCGTGATGCTGGAGGGCGACGACCCCGCCACGCTGCGGCCGCTGTCGGCAGCGGCCCACGCCCAGGGCGGGTATCTGGAGGCGGAGTACGAGATCGTGGTCAAGGGCGAGCGCCGGGGTGAACGCCACGACGATCCGGCGGCTCTGGCCGGCTTCGCCCGGGACAGCCACTGCGACCTGCTGGCCGTCGACCTGGGCAGCGCCCACAAGCAGGAGGACAAGACCGCCCGCCTGGACTTCGCCCGGCTGCAGGCCCTGGCGGCGGCCACGGCCCTGCCGCTGGTGCTCCACGGCGCGAGCAGCGTGCCCGAGGACGAGCTGGCGCACGCCGCCGCGCTGGGGGTGGCGAAGGTCAACCTGGCGACGGACCTCACGCTGGCGTTCACCGGGGCCGTGCGGGACTCGCTGTCGGGAGGCGCGAAAGACCCGCGTACGTATCTGGCCGCCGGACGCAGTGCCATGCAGGCCCGCGCCGAGCACTACCTGCGCGTGCTGGGGAGCGCCGGACGCGCATGATCGTCGCGCTGACCCCCAACCTGAGCCTCGACCGGACGCTGCGGCTCGACCGCGCGCTGGTGCCCGGCCAGCTCCACCGCGTGCCGGAGGTGAGCGTGGCGGCCGGCGGCAAGGGGCCGAACCTGGCGCGGATCGTGCGGGCCTTCGGCGGCGAGACGTGCGTGGCGGGCGTCGTGGCCGGTCATAACGGGGCACACTTCCGCGCCCTGCTGGCCGCCGAGGGCCTGTCCGGCGTGCTGGAGGACACCGCCGGCGAGACCCGCGAGTGCCACATCCTGATGGACGGGGCCAGCGCCCACCCGACCGAGATCAACGAGGCCGGCCCCGCCTACGACGCGGACGCGGTGGCGCGGCTGCTCGCCCGGCTGCCGGCCGGTCGGGTCGCGGTGTGCGGCAGCCTCGCGCCGGGGACGGCCCCGGACGCCTTCGCGGCCATGCTCCGGGCCCTGGGATCGCCCGTGGTGGACTCCAGCGGCGCGGGCCTCCAGGCCGCCATCGAGAGTGGCGCGGGCCTGATCAAGCCCAACGAGCACGAGCTGGAGGCGCTCACCGGGCAGGGCACCGTGGCGTCGGCCCGTGACCTGTACCGCCGCAGCGGCGTGCCGGTGCTGCTGACCCGTGGAGCGCACGGGGCGGCCTACATCGGGGCGGAGGTGCTGGAGGTGCAGGCCCCGATGGTCGAGGTCAGGAACCCGGTGGGCTCCGGCGACTCGCTGCTGGGGGCCTTCCTGTACGCCCGGCAGCGCGGCGAGCCGCTGGAGGCCGCCCTGCGCCTCGCGGTGGCGGCCGGGAGTGCCAACGCCCTGCTGGGAGGCCCGCTGCGCTTCGATCCGGCCGTCGCCCGTGACCTGGTGCCCCGCACGGCCGTGTCGATCCCGGCCTGAACCCGCCCGGTACCGCTCCCGTTCCGCCGCCCCGTGTGCCGCCCCCACCGCACCTGCCCGCCCGGCGCGGGCCGAAAGGAGAGACCATGCTGACCCGCTCCCTGACCATCACGGCCCTGCTGCTCGGTGCCGCCGCGCTGCCGGGTTCCGGTGCGCTGGCCGCCACGACCATCACGTATGGCACCTGGGACGAGACCCGGCAGGCGACCGACAGGCAGCTGATCGCCGCGTTCCAGAAGGCCTACCCGGACATCACGGTGAAGTACACCCTGGTGCCGTGGGACGTGTACTGGCAGAAACTGGCGGCCATGACGGCGGGCGGGCGCACCTTCGACGCGCTGTGGATGAATCTCGACAACTTCCCGTTCTACCAGTCGCAGGGGGCACTGTCGCCGCTGAACATGGGCGAGGGCGCGGCCCGCATGCCGGCCAAACTGGCCGCGCCCTACCGCGTCGGCGGGCAGCTGTACGGCGCCCCGCTGGGGCCGCAGGCCGTGACCTTCTATGTCAACCGCGCCCTGTTCCGCGAGCGCGGCGTGCCCATCCCGACCAGCGCATGGAGCTGGAACGACGTGGCCGCCGCCGCCCGCAAGCTGACCTTCACGAAGAACGGGCGGCCGGTCTACGGCATCAACGCGGGCGACCTCCAGACGGATCTGGAATACGGCATGAGCCTGTACTACAGCCAGGGCGGCACCGGGATCATCAAGGGGGCCGGGGGCCGCTTCACGCCCAACCTGGACGCCCCCTTCACGAAGACGGCGGCCCAGACCCTGGCCCTGATCTACAAGGAGAAGGTCGCCCCGCCGCCCACCGTGACCGGCCGCCAGGGCTACCAGCTGTTCCTGGCCGGGCAGATGGGCATCTATGTCGAGGGCAGCTGGTCTGTCGGCACGTGGAAACAGGAGCCGGCGCTGGACTGGGCCTTCGCGCCCTTCCCGTCGATGAACGGCACGCCGCCGCGGCCGGTGTACTCGGCGCACGCGCTGGTCATCCCCACCGCCAGCACGCAGAAACAGAGCGCCCAGACCTTCGTGACGTGGATGACGACCAGTCCGCAGGCCCAGGGCATCGTCGCCGCCGCCGGACTGCTGCCCCCCCAGGCCGAGGTCTACCGCGCCGCGTACCTGGGAGCGCTGAAGAACCGCAACGCCCAGACCGTGCTGGCCCAGCTGCCGCGCTCCGTGATCATCAACGACGACGTCCGCCACATCAACAACCTGCCGGAGGTGCTGAACGTCCTGAACCAGCAGCTCAACCTGGCGTGGACGAACAACACCACGCTGGAGCAGGCCGTCGCCGCCGCCGAGAAGAGCATGGCGGGGCTGCTGCGCCAGAGCCGGGTCATCGGGCGCTGACGCCGCAGCCCGGTTCCTCCCCCACCCAAGGAGTTCCATGAGCAAGGTCACCATCATCGGCGCGGGCAGCGCCGTGTTCGCCCAGCAGATGATCACCGACGTGCTGGCCATTCCCGGTCTGGAGCGCGGCGAGTTCGCCCTGATCGACACCGACGCGGCGCGCCTGGAGGCCGCCCACGACCTGGCCGAGCTGACCGTGGCCCGCTCCGGCAAGGCCTTCACGGTGTCGGCGTCCACGGATCGCCGCGCCGTGCTGCCCGGCACCGACTTCGTGATCAACACCATCGAGGTCTCGGGCCTGCGCAACGTCCAGCACGACTACGACATCCCGCTGCGCTACGGCGTCGACCAGTGCATCGGGGACACCACCGGCCCCGGCGGCGTGATGAAGTTCCTGCGCACCGCCCCCGCGTGGCTGGCGATCCTGCGCGACCTGCACGAGCTGGCGCCCGCCGCCACCGTCCTGAACTACACCAACCCCATGAGCGCCCTGGTGCTGCTGTCGGCCCGCGCCACGCCGGTGAAGGTCTATGGGCTGTGCCACTCGGTGCAGAACACCCTGGCGGAACTCGCCGGGTATCTGGAGCTGCCGGTGGCCGAGCTGACATACCGCTGCGCCGGGGTCAACCACCTGTCGTGGTTCACGGAGCTGCGCTGGCGCGGCGAGGACGTGCTGCCCCGGCTGCGGGCGGCCATGCAGCGCCCCGAGATCTACGAGCAGGACATCGTCCGCTTCGAGATGCTGCGGCACTTCGGGGCCTTCCCCACCGAGTCCAGCGGGCATTTCTCGGAATACGTGCCGTACTTCCGGTCGCGGCCCGATCTCGTGTCGCGCTACACCCGCGCCGCGTACAAGGGCGAGAGCGGGTACTACGCCCACCACTGGCCGCACTGGCGCGAGGAACACGCCGCGCAGGTGGCTGACCTGGTGGCCCGCGAACGCGCCGGCGAGGCCGCGATCGACCTGACCCGCAGCCCCGAATTCGCGTCGAACATCATCGAGGGCATGACCCTGAACCGCCCGCAGACGATCACCTGCAACCTGCCGAACGCGGCTCCAGGGGGCCTGCTGATCGACAACCTGCTGGCCGACGGCGTGGTCGAGGTGGGCTGCACGGTCGATGGTGCCGGTGTCCACCCGCAGCCGTACGGACGCCTCCCCGAGGCGCTGGCGGCCATCGACCGCTCGCACCAGGCGGTTCACAGCCTGCTGGCCGACGCCGTGCTGCACGGCGACCCCGAGCGGGCGGTGCAGGCGCTGATGCTCGATCCGCTGACCGCGTCGGTGTGCTCACTGGCCGAGATCCGGTCGATGTTCGGCGAGCTGGTCGCCGCCGAGCGGACCGACCTGCCCGCCTTCCTGAGCGGCGAGCCGCAGGGCGTGACGGCGTGAGCGCAGCGTCCCGCCCGGTCGAGCTGCTGATCCTGGGCGCCGGCAGCCGGGGCGGCACCTATGCCGACTACGCCCGTCGCCATCCCGACGAGTGTGTGGTGGTGGGCGTGGCCGAGCCGGACGCCGGCCGCCGCGAGGCGATGGCCCGGATCTTCGGATTGCCCCCGGAGCGCGTCTTTTCCACGTGGCAGGACGCGCTGGCCCAGCCCCGGCTGGCCGACGTGGCGGTGATCGCCACCCAGGACCGTGACCACGTGGCCCCGGTCGAGGCCGCCGCCGCCCTGGGGTACCACCTGCTGCTGGAAAAACCGATGGCCCCGGACGAGGCCGGCTGCCGGCGCATCGTGGACGCCGCCGAACGCCACGGCGTGATGCTGGGGGTGTGCCACGTCCTCCGGTACACTCCCTACACACAGGCCCTGAAGGCCGTGCTGGACGCCGGCACCATCGGCGAGATCGTGTCGGTCGAGCATCTGGAGCCGGTCGGGTATTGGCACCAGGCGCACTCCTTCGTGCGCGGCCACTGGCGCAACGAGACCCAGAGCAGCCCCATGCTGCTCGCCAAGTCCTGCCACGACCTCGACTGGCTGCGGTACGTGGTGGGGCGGCCGTGCGAGCGCGTGTCG
The Deinococcus sp. AB2017081 genome window above contains:
- a CDS encoding N-acetylglucosamine kinase, whose translation is MTGRWVLGLDGGGSKTALAYLSQGGALVGPFSAPGINPFDRPGWEGTLRAFLAAHPAPGPLEHATLGLPGYGESPDLTARQDEVCRSLLAASQTRMNDVQAAFLGAFPGGVGALLLAGTGSMAWASDGERHVRAGGWGEGFGDEGSAYWIGRAALGRASQAMDGRHPDTDFPALLLSELLGGEVTQARLLDWHHAQTHLRSAVAALARTVDALAEAGQPTALTLLDGAASELARHVHAVRAQLHLPALPWSHAGSVLTSRHLQAALRRDLGEPEPPALPPLGGALHHAAQHAGWATSLERLNAALSSPAHASLPFPAPRPQESV
- a CDS encoding endo alpha-1,4 polygalactosaminidase, with amino-acid sequence MNRAFLLTALLAATTAGAQTAPAAGAVPPSSVAQAVKKTIAIGGDLTQWDGLTRYPVIQSNGVPSVPVKNAGYYSVAWDDQNLYVLGVFDQPGDTVVAKLATDAPEWWNDDVMELFIRTQPYAKAPADLHFAINPAGTRFKAYTATTDYKSAGRIEAGRWVLELALPLNTATFPAAKAGDVWALKVGREHQKAAEFPLWPIGGDFNSPNNYGYLAFTDQTADAAALAQSISTALGQSPAGAPIASRLSDIGSYSVYYGKTPADVAKLTNYDLAIVQPSTVTAAQLKTLHDTGTRVIAYVTVGELEKNSPYASRIQPAWVLGENKNWGSKYIDASQPGWQAIVKEQTDALLARGFDGFFLDTLDTADLYPQAGPGLVKIVETLRADHPNAVIVQNRGFALLNATAPSIDAVMYENFSSMYDFGKKTYGPVSGDPSFVQALNKRGLVVLTMDYATATQTDVITRDYERARSLGFIPFVSTINLDELLEINP
- a CDS encoding ABC transporter substrate-binding protein encodes the protein MKNTLLLLAALSLTSASAVTTIDYATWDGTRQPADEALIAAYNKSQSDVVVKYNLVPWGVYWQKAAAMVAGGSTYDVMWMNLDNFPFYQSQGALAPITLDAKTSAALPATRTSPYRVGGQLYGVPLGPQPVTVYINRALFKERGVPIPTANWTYDQMLAAAKKLTFMKDGKQIYGINGADLQADLEYGMSFYFGAGGQGLIKKTGTTYAASLDPVFQKTAQQLLDLIYVHKVSPGPQAATQQGYQMFLAGQMGILVQGSWMVSTWSQNKDLDWAFAPFPSENGLKPRPVVSAHALVVPQGSKNKEAAAKFITWMNTSTQAQRLLAQRGLLPTLAESYKSQYLQALPGRNAQTVFTQLPNSVVINSSLRSLKGLPEVLTVLSQKMNLAWTGNAKLPDAISQAQTEMTNLLRQSK
- a CDS encoding carbohydrate ABC transporter permease, with the translated sequence MTRSEPLPSAAGSERTRDASIRARTQSAQIGLIALLTLGAVAILLPFAWMILTAFKTPAEAYTWPPVWLPSKWSVANFEQLFNTIPFARMFANSVWTSVVIASLNILTAAPAAYAFARLRFPGQGLWFGSHLLSLMIPWQVTIIPVFLLIRALGWYDSYTALIIPSIASGFTVFLLFQFFRSLPRSLEESVLIDGGSWFTALRHVALPAASGAIAAAWLFSFLGNWQSFIWPLIVLQSSEKMLLPVGLLSLQNQYSVNIPVLMAGATLSTLPTVIAYLFVQRYLTDAAITSGLKG
- a CDS encoding carbohydrate ABC transporter permease encodes the protein MQKAAPVISIRTRRASPMRRQEAWLAAALILPSTLGIVIFAVLPIAASLGISLTDWGGLSRPNVVGFQNYAAALQDTRATSAMSHTLLYVLLAVPTGVLISLTLAVWITNLKAGWLRTVFRTVYYLPMVTIGVAVALLWQVLLAPQGLVNLILGWLGVQGPNWLGSPSWVLPAVAVFSVWQGSGQGIILFLASLASVPKDLYEAAQLDGARPWEAFRYITLPMVSPTVFLVLVLSVIGALQVFEAVLVLSNGGPGDSSTTVALYIYKTAFTFFKMGYASALAWLLAVILIALMVVQWRTQNRWVNYDQV
- a CDS encoding DeoR/GlpR family DNA-binding transcription regulator; translated protein: MQSDRISKIQHHLYSNGFANVQELAEATGASIVTIRRDLQRLEEGGIVTRTHGGARLAEAAGPELAFQARVQEQVEAKRAIADAALALLQPHSTVFLDAGTTVLQLARRLRVEPMPLTVFTNGLAVAQELVNVDGVTVHLLGGQLRNENLSVVGPTAERQLGDLWFDQLYLGTSAVHDDVRMYTLHPAEASLNQVMLRRTSQAVVLADSSKFGGRAPYAVAPVTDAHTLITDARLDTGWTDRLAELEVAATLVPLGRTP